The genomic interval CTGTCAGCCTTCTTTTGATGGGTCATTACGAGGAGCGAAGCAACGCGGCAATCTCGTTTTTGGTACACGGTTTGGAGATTGCTTCACTTGGTTCGCAATGTTCGCGCAGCACCCCGCAGGGACACCCATCATTGCTGCCTTGACGGACCACTAGTGCCGTTAACCTGGCGTTCGCAATGACACCCGTCATTGCTGCCTTGACGGACCATTAGGTTATAGCATGAGAAGCCGGAAGAAGAGTAGCCCGGTCTGCCTTTCTCCTGACCTCTGATCTCTGGCTTCTGACTTCTGACTTCTGACGCCTTGTCATCAGGGTGCAGCTCTTGAACGTCTTGATGGTTGCTCGAAGTATAGAATCTAGCGTGGGAGAGTTTTTGATGACGCGCAGCAGAGGGCGGGGTGCAGGCAGATTTCTATATCACCCAGCTGAGCGCCTACGCCGCGCCGGCGCACAACCTCGGCTGGGTGGTCAGCTTGCTGTTCATGTCCACCGTCCTCCTGGCGACGCTGGCGGTCTACCTCTTCGAGCGCAGGGACTTCTGCTGCGCCTCCTCTTGCTCGCCTTGCTCCTGCTCCTGCCCCGGGCCGCCGCCCTCTCCTACACCGTCCAGGTGGCCGCGTTGACCGACCAGGCCGCCGCCCGCGCGCTCTTGGACGACCTGCGCCGGCAGGGCTTTCCCGCCTATCTGGTCGGCCTGCCGACCGAGGCAGGCCAGGTCTACCGCCTGCGCGTCGGGGCCTTTGCCAACCGCGCCGCAGCGGTGCGTTACGGCGAGAGCGTAGAGACTGCGACCGGCCTCACGCCCGTGCCCGCCCTCGCCGAGGCGGACATGCCCATCCTGCTGCTCGAGCCCGGTCTGGTGGCGGTCTATCCCTACGGCCCCGGCGTCCGCGCCGAAGTTCTGAGGTTCCCCGAGACACTCGCCCTGCGGGTGCAGGATTCGGGCGAGGCCGAGTACCGTTTCCTCAGCCCGGACGCGCACGCCCGGCCCGTCCCGGCCTGGCGGATGCTGCCCCTGGAAGACGGCGGCCTCCTGCGCGTCTACAGCTTTCCGCTGTGGCCGCCCGACTACGAGGGGCTCAGCCCGGAGGCGCGGCGCGCGGAGGAGGAGGCGCGCTTAGCGGCGGTGGCGCAGAGCTTGGGCTTGGGACCGGCTGTGCTCGAGCGCTACGTCATCCGGCAGGAGGCCGCGCCGCCCGTGCTTGTCCGCGCCGAGCGCTGGCGTGCGGACGGCAGCGCCGAGCGCCTCCCGGCTCTGGGCGATCCGGGGTTCTGGGACTCCGGAGGGGAGGGCCCGCCGCTCGCCTGGTTGAACGGCGAGGTGCCCGCGCTCCCGTCCGCGCGCCTGCCGGCGCCGCTCGTAATCGTGAGCGGGCGTCTACCGGGAGGAGAAGCTGAGGAAGGGGAGCCAGGCTGGTTGCAGGGCGAGGGCTGGCAGGCCCGTCCCGACGGCGACTTTACCCGCCTGGCTAGTGGCGGCAGAGATTGGCGCGCTCTGGGGGGCTATCCCCTCTGGGCAGGCGGCGACTACCTGCTGACCCTGAGCGAGGGCGACCTCGCCCTCTACTGGCTGAGCCCGCCGCCCTAGTAGGCGTCTGGAAGCGACCCTTTTCTGTGGGTGCCCTCATGTATATGCTCTGATGTATATGCCCTCAAATGCCCTCCTCGAGCTTGGCCGCCACGGCCCGTCATGCTCCGCTTTGCAGGCTTGGCATCCTTGGAGGGAGTCCAGTCCGACCACCGTGAAGAGCCCCAACATCCAGTCGAGCTCGAGGGAACGGGCATGCTCCGCTGCGCGCGGGGTAAGTTTATCAGCCGCAGAAAGCCTCGTAATCGGCGGGCGCGCGGATGCTCGGCGCGTCACCGCAGACTGGGCAGCCGGGGTCGCGCGCCAGCCGCACGCGCCTGATGTGGGCGTAGAGCGCGTCGTAGTGCAGCAGCGTGCCCGCGAGCGTCTCGCCCAGGCCGAGAAGCGCCTTGATCGCTTCGGCGGCCATGATGGAGCCTATCGCGCCGGGCAGGGCGCCGAAGACGCCGGCCTCGGCGCAGCTGAGGACGCTGCCGGGCGAGGGCGGCTCGGGGTAGAGACAGCGGTAGCAGGGACCCAGCTCGCCCGCCGCGTCCCGCGCGTGAAAGACGCTCACCTGCCCTTCGAACTGCGCCATCGCCCCGTAGACGAGCGGCTTGCCTTCAAAGACGCAGACGTCGCTCAGCAGGTAGCGCGTGGCAAAGTTGTCGCTTCCGTCCGCCACCAGGTCGTAGCCGCGAACCGTCTCGGCGGCGTTGCCGGCCTCCAGCCTGCCCTCGTGCAGGGTCACCTGAACGTCCGGGTTCAGGCCCATGATGCGCTCCCTGGCCGACTCGGTCTTGGGCCGGCCCACGGCGGCGAGGTCGTGGATGACCTGGCGCTGCAGGTTGCTGGCCTCGACCCTGTCCATGTCGGCGACGCCGAGCTTGCCCACGCCCGCGGCGGCGAGGTAGAGCAGGACCGGGGAGCCGAGGCCGCCGGCGCCGACCACCAGGACGCTCGAGGCGAGCAGCTTCGTCTGCCCGGCCGCGCCCACGCCGGGCAGGAGGATGTGGCGGCTGTAGCGGTCGAGCTGGTCCCTGCTGAACATGGTTTGCGCTACCCTCGTACCGACCGCGTTAGCCGGTCCCTTCGATCATTCGCTCCGCCCAGGCGACGATGGCTTCGGCTGAGCGAACAGCCTCTTCATGGTCCTCTTGCGTCACGGCTTCCATCTCGGTTGGATAGCGCGTTGTGACCGCGTAAACCGTGAGAGTTGCCGCCTCCCGCAGCTCTTCGGTTAGCAGCAGCCCTTGAGGCAGCATGTCCAAGACAAGAGTACCTTGATGTTGTGTGTTTTCGGTGCAGGGATATGTGCGTTGATCAACACCGCCTTCAGCGCCTTTTCCGCTGCTTGTTGGGCCAAAGCAGAGGGTTTCCCTCAGCACATGGTCAGGTCTTGGGGCGCGGGCCAAGGCCAGATCGCTCACGGCGTGACGCAACCAGTCGGCAGGGCTTCCGGTCTGACCCACCCTAGGCCGCATAGACCTCCTTTCCCTCGCGCAGCACGTCTCTATAAAT from Deinococcota bacterium carries:
- a CDS encoding SPOR domain-containing protein is translated as MLALLLLLPRAAALSYTVQVAALTDQAAARALLDDLRRQGFPAYLVGLPTEAGQVYRLRVGAFANRAAAVRYGESVETATGLTPVPALAEADMPILLLEPGLVAVYPYGPGVRAEVLRFPETLALRVQDSGEAEYRFLSPDAHARPVPAWRMLPLEDGGLLRVYSFPLWPPDYEGLSPEARRAEEEARLAAVAQSLGLGPAVLERYVIRQEAAPPVLVRAERWRADGSAERLPALGDPGFWDSGGEGPPLAWLNGEVPALPSARLPAPLVIVSGRLPGGEAEEGEPGWLQGEGWQARPDGDFTRLASGGRDWRALGGYPLWAGGDYLLTLSEGDLALYWLSPPP
- the moeB gene encoding molybdopterin-synthase adenylyltransferase MoeB, translating into MFSRDQLDRYSRHILLPGVGAAGQTKLLASSVLVVGAGGLGSPVLLYLAAAGVGKLGVADMDRVEASNLQRQVIHDLAAVGRPKTESARERIMGLNPDVQVTLHEGRLEAGNAAETVRGYDLVADGSDNFATRYLLSDVCVFEGKPLVYGAMAQFEGQVSVFHARDAAGELGPCYRCLYPEPPSPGSVLSCAEAGVFGALPGAIGSIMAAEAIKALLGLGETLAGTLLHYDALYAHIRRVRLARDPGCPVCGDAPSIRAPADYEAFCG